A DNA window from Aspergillus nidulans FGSC A4 chromosome V contains the following coding sequences:
- a CDS encoding uncharacterized protein (transcript_id=CADANIAT00003543) translates to MRSCHIRPWVPMTLTGLFLRTLARGCVLEDQFLDSSEEFYEALAGCTTVIADKLSIGGASGRLVLPDVVNITGAIHSTALVPLALSSPLMTSIEAPQLVHLGGLDLNSIGSIANLSFPKLQHVAGQIRIERLEQYVNIDFPVLEDVKSIYLDGDFGRLGFRRLQRVDNDLIVINCEGCKTGNLNPTTPDPVAILFPASNLWVSSS, encoded by the exons ATGCGCTCTTGTCATATCCGGCCCTGGGTGCCAATGACTCTGACAGGCTTGTTCCTCC GAACGCTGGCCCGGGGATGCGTcctcgaagaccagttcCTAGACAGCTCGGAAGAATTCTATGAAGCCCTAGCTGGATGCACAACAGTTATAGCAGACAAACTCAGTATTGGCGGGGCCAGTGGTCGACTGGTTCTCCCTGATGTGGTCAATATCACAGGCGCCATCCACTCCACGGCACTGGTCCCATTAGCTCTTTCATCGCCGTTGATGACCTCGATAGAGGCCCCACAGCTCGTGCATCTCGGTGGCTTGGACCTTAACAGTATCGGGTCCATAGCCAATCTCTCCTTCCCTAAGCTGCAGCATGTTGCCGGTCAGATCCGTATCGAACGCCTTGAGCAATATGTTAACATTGACTTTCCGGTATTGGAGGATGTCAAGTCAATTTATCTGGACGGAGACTTCGGAAGGCTGGGCTTCCGCCGCCTTCAAAGGGTTGATAATGATTTGATCGTGATAAATTGCGAAGGATGTAAAACCGGCAATCTTAATCCAACGACCCCCGACCCTGTAGCAATTTTGTTTCCAGCCTCGAACCTGTGGGTTTCATCAAGCTAG
- a CDS encoding uncharacterized protein (transcript_id=CADANIAT00003545) → MDVFYAYTYSTSAWLGLQSAALISVPQGISAMLLDETRPATEIEVYFARCLGFSLLALATLTFLLTGNIPLTSSLADPISTEDPESETDPKAPYAVPTLLVTSAFHAASAFYAYTRYVLNAKGVFLIAMVGYATVAAVGLWCVLFASSHGRISRRTGADKRTAGFPFGNREAKKKHAKGM, encoded by the exons ATGGAT GTTTTCTACGCATACACCTACTCAACATCGGCCTGGCTGGGGCTGCAAAGCGCCGCCCTGATCTCTGTCCCGCAAGGGATCTCAGCTATGCTGCTTGATGAAACCCGTCCTGCTACTG AAATTGAAGTCTACTTCGCCCGCTGCCTCGGCTTTAGCCTCCTCGCACTCGCAACACTCACATTCCTGCTCACGGGCAACATACCGCTAACATCAAGCCTCGCGGACCCAATATCAACTGAAGACCCGGAGTCCGAGACCGACCCGAAGGCACCCTACGCAGTGCCAACATTGCTCGTAACATCAGCGTTCCACGCGGCCTCTGCGTTCTACGCATACACGCGCTACGTGCTTAATGCAAAGGGCGTCTTCCTCATTGCGATGGTGGGATATGCAACAGTGGCCGCCGTGGGACTTTGGTGTGTTCTCTTTGCTAGCAGCCATGGGCGGATTAGCAGGAGGACCGGTGCTGATAAGCGCACGGCTGGGTTTCCATTTGGGAATagggaggcgaagaagaagcatgcTAAGGGGATGTAA
- a CDS encoding purine-nucleoside phosphorylase (transcript_id=CADANIAT00003544), giving the protein MQVRSFLAWWLLTFTSMPSGSGASTDIVRQHSKITPKMFIVSMFTPEAEIWHGIPEFDLLSHNISLPGLSPLFPSIHCSADYEVCQLITGEGEINAASTVSALLYSNTFNLTSTYFLLAGIAGINPEVGPTASVTFARFAVQVALQYEFDAREIYANMSTGYLPQGSTSTTPDQYPSSIYGTEVFEVNAQLRSIAAAFAKNATLADSESAKAYRKLYKSDSGIYDAATQDPLVLECDTSTSDVYFSGRLLGEAFSNTTKTFTNGKGIYCTTQQEDNATLESLLRGALAGLVDFSRIIIMRTASDFDRPHLGESPFENLFTADEQGASTPAFENLYRAGIKVIEGILDNWEGGFEKGIKAKNYVGDILGSLGGEPDFGSGAEKVVKRAILGERRGRW; this is encoded by the exons ATGCAGGTCAGGTCCTTTCTCGCGTGGTGGCTGCTCACCTTCACCTCGATGCCTTCGGGCTCGGGGGCCTCGACGGATATAGTCCGCCAACACTCCAAGATCACTCCTAAAATGTTCATCGTCTCGATG TTCACTCCTGAAGCCGAAATCTGGCACGGCATCCCCGAATTTGACCTGCTATCACACAACATCTCTCTCCCCGGCCTTTcccccctcttcccctcaaTCCACTGCTCTGCCGACTATGAGGTTTGCCAGCTCATTACAGGCGAAGGCGAGATTAACGCAGCCAGCACGGTATCCGCCCTGCTTTACTCCAACACCTTTAACCTGACATCAACCTActtcctcctcgccggcATCGCAGGTATCAACCCGGAAGTTGGTCCCACAGCTTCTGTCACCTTCGCCCGATTTGCTGTGCAAGTAGCGCTACAATATGAGTTTGACGCGCGTGAGATTTATGCCAACATGTCAACCGGCTACCTCCCGCAGGGATCAACCTCCACCACACCGGACCAGTACCCGTCGTCCATCTACGGCACCGAGGTGTTCGAGGTAAACGCCCAGCTGCGAAGCATTGCAGCAGCGTTTGCAAAGAATGCCACGCTCGCGGACTCCGAGTCCGCCAAGGCATACAGGAAGCTGTACAAGTCTGACAGCGGTATCTACGACGCCGCAACGCAGGACCCCCTCGTTCTCGAGTGTGACACTTCCACCAGCGATGTCTACTTCTCCGGCCGGCTGCTGGGTGAGGCATTCTCGAACACCACCAAGACATTTACGAACGGCAAAGGGATTTACTGCACTACGCAGCAGGAAGATAACGCGACCCTGGAGTCTCTGCTCCGCGGTGCGTTGGCGGGCCTAGTCGACTTCAGCCGGATTATCATAATGCGCACGGCGTCCGACTTCGACAGGCCTCATCTGGGCGAGTCGCCGTTCGAGAATCTTTTCACGGCTGATGAGCAGGGCGCGTCGACTCCTGCGTTTGAGAACCTTTACCGAGCTGGTATTAAAGTTATCGAGGGTATTCTGGATAACTGGGAGGGTGGATTTGAAAAGGGCATCAAGGCGAAGAATTATGTTGGTGATATTCTGGGCTCGCTTGGTGGCGAGCCAGATTTCGGGTCTGGAGCTGAGAAGGTCGTTAAGAGGGCGATTCtgggggagaggagggggaggtggtAG
- a CDS encoding GTPase NPA3 (transcript_id=CADANIAT00003546), giving the protein MANSPVAVVCVGMAGSGKTTFMQRINSHLHSKKQPPYVLNLDPAVHTVPFESNIDIRDAINYKEVMKQYNLGPNGGILTSLNLYATKVDQIIALLEKRAAPNPENPAAKPIKHFLVDTPGQIEVFVWSASGSILLETLASSFPTVIAYIIDTPRTSSTSTFMSNMLYACSILYKTKLPMILVFNKTDVQDAEFAKEWMTDFDAFQQALREEEESGQFGGEGGAGGMGGSGYMGSLLNSMSLMLEEFYRHLNVVGVSAMTGEGVDEFFEAVEEKRKEFERDYKPELERLKKEREEAQAKQREIELGKLMKDMNLSSSKAKEEPETVSEAEEEEDERVAAMGRAYDPDSDSDEDYPPPAGDDEGLSQRYQSALADSRSGPSNEDASFMRYLQQSNLNG; this is encoded by the exons ATGGCGAATTCACCTGTAGCCGTCGTCTGCGTCGGCATGGCAG GCTCAGGAAAGACGACTTTTATGCAGAGAATTAACTCACACCTTCATTCGAAGAAGCAGCCTCCCTACGTCTTGAACCTCGACCCTGCGGTCCACACAGTTCCTTTCGAAAGCAACATCGATATCCGCGATGCCATCAATTACAAAGAAGTCATGAAACAGTATAACCTTGGGCCTAATGGAGGTATCCTGACATCACTCAATCTGTATGCCACCAAGGTTGATCAGATCATCGCTTTGCTTGAAAAGCGCGCTGCTCCCAATCCTGAGAACCCCGCCGCAAAGCCGATCAAACACTTCCTGGTCGATACTCCCGGGCAAATCGAGGTCTTCGTGTGGAGTGCGTCCGGAAGCATCTTGCTTGAGACACTGGCCTCATCGTTCCCTACCGTGATCGCCTACATCATTGATACGCCCCGCACGagctccaccagcacctTCATGAGCAACATGCTCTACGCCTGCAGTATTTTGTACAAGACGAAGCTACCAATGATCTTGGTCTTTAATAAGACAGATGTTCAGGATGCGGAGTTTGCCAAGGAGTGGATGACCGACTTTGATGCGTTCCAGCAGGCGCtgcgggaagaagaggagtcGGGTCAATTTggaggcgaaggaggagcaggaggcaTGGGCGGAAGCGGCTACATGGGATCTCTCCTCAACAGTATGAGCCTTATGCTAGAGGAGTTTTATCGACATCTCAACGTCGTGGGTGTGAGCGCGATGACAGGCGAGGGCGTTGACGAGTTTTTCGAGGCGGTCGAGGAGAAGCGCAAGGAATTCGAAAGGGACTACAAACCAGAACTTGAGCGTTTGAAGAAAGAGCGTGAAGAGGCGCAGGCGAAGCAGCGAGAAATTGAGCTTGGGAAGCTGATGAAGGATATGAATCTGTCTAGCtccaaggccaaggaggagccTGAGACAGTTagcgaagccgaagaagaggaagacgaacgaGTTGCAGCGATGGGGAGAGCCTATGATCCTGATTCGGACAGTGACGAGGATTATCCACCTCCGGCTGGTGACGACGAAGGACTCAGCCAGCGGTATCAGAGTGCACTGGCAGACTCGAGAAGTGGGCCCTCAAATGAAGACGCGAGCTTCATGCGATATTTACAGCAGAGCAATCTCAACGGGTAG